CCATGCATGAAACAATACATTTTAACCAGAGATTATTAAGTGtaagtttcttcttcttcttcttcacacCTTGCAGTATAGGGACTCCACTGTGGATAATTTTGGACATGGGATTTGGCTGCGGTTCCTGGGGGGTTTTGTCATTAACTTTATAGTCAGTCTGAAGAGGGCGGTTGGGTAGTAAAAGGTAACCAATGAGTAACAAATCATACACATTTACTACCTTTGGCAAAGAGGAATATTCCCCATATATAGATCAGGTAATAAACGATTGTTGATAAATTGTAAAGCAAGAAAACTTTTGTGgcaaagaatatttgaaatatttattttctgttaaattcTTATTTGATTTAGAATACTGTTTTAAATTACATtctaaattataagaaaaataatagctaaGATTTATGGACATTTGAATGGAATATATTGTTATACATTCACAGACTGATATGGATATATGACAGGTGATGGGGATAATGTTTGGTAACTATAACAAAGGTAATCAGTGCAATGAGATCTTTTTTTCTCCCACCAGGAAATAGAAAACTGCTCTATTTTGTGTGACTGAAAAGGGACAGAACTTCTCCAAATCTTTACAAGCTACTGACAGCAGCATCATGAACAGCAGCTCACCCAGCGTTGCAGCTGTGCAGCTCTGCTACGAGCACCTGAACGGATCCTGTGTGAAAACCCCCTACTCACTAGGTCCCCGCCTGATCCTGTACACAATGTTTGGTTTTGGAGCTGTGCTGGCTATATTTGGAAATCTCTTGGTAATGATTTCCATTCTCCACTTCAAGCAGCTGCATTCTCCAACCAATTTTTTGATCGCTTCCCTGGCTTGTGCGGACTTAATGGTGGGAGTGACTGTGATGCCCTTCAGCATAGTGAGGTCCGTGGAGACCTGCTGGTATTTTGGGGAGAGTTACTGTCAATTTCATTCCTGTTTTGACGTGTCATTCTGTCTAGCTTCCATCTACCACTTGTGCTTTATCTCTCTGGACAGGTACATTGCCGTCTCTGACCCCCTGGTCTATCCAATCAGGTTCACTGTGTCTGTTTCTGGCATGTGTATTGCCTTCTCCTGGCTCTTTTcgattatttattctttttcccttcttgGCACAGGAGCAAATGCAGTTGGACTGGAGGGTCTAGTAAGTGCTCTCACCTGTGTGGGAGGCTGTCAAATTGCAATAAATCAAAGTTGGGTATTGGtgaattttctattatttttcatccCCACCCTTGTGATGATAATTCTTTACTCCAAGATTTTCCTCATTGCTGAACAACAGGCTAGAAAAATTGAGAGTCTGAACATTAAGACTGGGCAATGCTCAGAAAGCTACCAAGACAGAGTGgccaagagggagagaaaggcagCGAGAACACTCGGCGTCGCAGTGCTAGCGTTTCTGGTCTCCTGGCTGCCTTACTtcctggatgccatcactgatgcCTTCCTAGGCTTCATCACTCCCACATATGTTTATGAAATACTGGTTTGGATTGCTTATTATAACTCAGCTATGAACCCCTTGATTTATGCTTTCTTTTATCCTTGGTTTCAAAAAGCCATAAAACTCATTGTCACTGGCAAAGTCTTGAGAGCGAATTCCTCGacagtaaatttattttctgggtAAGTTCACTTTTAAGATCGAGAAATTGAAAATAGATTCACAGTGAACACACCATTGGGTAGAAAACTTAATCATTTATGTGCAAGATCTTCTAAGGCAAAATGCTTCCAATATGACCTAAACACTTAAATTCAGTTTCATCATTCTTTAATCAATATAACATAAAAACCTGGTTGTTATGGAAACCGCATGACCTTAGAGCCAGAAACCTTTAACACCGATCTGGGGCTGCTACTTCTCTCTGAACTTGACTGTGTTTCTCTAGTTAATAATCTCCCCTTTATAGcatccttaaaaaaatttaaaagaatgcatgACAAGGATCTagtatatttttgttattctaaATCCTCCCTTTTATTACTTTATgatagttcaatccctggttaagagttttctttattcctttgtagtatttttctattaaaatgcaAAGGAGCTGGAAGATCCAGAGGTCCTGGTCTAGGGAGGGCAAAGTATTGAATCTGCACTGTCAGGTTTTCAGATTTCTGAGCCAGGGATATGATGATCAGAGTCAGGTAAAATCAATCcagagacagattctttactgccctATCAGTTGAATTATTTACTATGGGAAAGGTAATTGGTGCCATAAATAACTTTCATTTGTTGAATGAGCTTCTACTTGGTGATTATCTGCTCATAACATTTCAGCTGTGTTTAGAAATTTTACCAGTTAACTTATGTTTATTGCATGCATTGGTTTCTAAGGTTGTCACTCATTATTATACTTTATCTTAAATTAATTTACCATTTCCTCACTTTTGCATTATTCCAAAAATTACTTATAAGAGTTTTCAAGGATTCAAACGAAAGCCCAAATTAAAAATGTGTCCAAAAGAATAGAAAACTGAAGTGAAGAGTGTAAAGGATGGCAGACAGAGGCCGATAAATGCATTCTGTGGGATCCACAGATTTGAAACTGAATAAGTTAAGCAACTCacgttggatacaacttagccagCTTTTCAGACATGCAGACTTGTTCTTGGTACTGAGATTGGAGGATgttgtgtatctttttttaaaataaattttttaaattttaaataaattgcttAATTCTATTCTAAGTTTAGCTTTGTTGTCATCAGACGTCAACATTTAAAGTCAGTGTCACATCTTTGTAGCAGGAGTAAATACACATCAATATATTCTTGTTATTTTGCTGTAATTTCTTGCTTGCTGAAAATCAGTCTTATATTAGCACATCATTTCTATTGTTAAACAAATGCttcagattggtaaacttttccTGAGATGGTGAATTATTTCTGATTATATTCTACTTGTGTGAAACTCCTGATCTGATGATTAAAGATGATAGACATGATTTAAAGGCACTCTAGACTGCTTAGTTTAGCCACAGTTCTTCAGTTCTGAACTGGAATTTATCAGCTTATTTTCATTTAGTGGTTTCAATGCAGTAACTTTAATTCTGTTTCACAGCTATAGAGAAATcatatttcctcattttaaatataagaaagctAAAATTAAAGTGTTTACAAACTCTGCTGAATATCATAAAGCTTCCAGATTCAAACAAGTGCTTCTAACATCTTGTTCAATACATTTTCAGTTGTCTTTTTTTAGTAGAGCTTCACATGTACTAGACAAATCATTAATTGTTCAACTTTCCTAATctacatttcttctgtttttataacTATATCAggactttcttctttaaaaaaattaagctccTGCTCTCATTTTTCTCTACTATGAATTACTCTGGTTGTGTGGGGACTAATCCATTGGCCTTTGTTTCAATGAACACTTATTGAGTGCTTCTGATATGCAAACCTAAGAATGCTTTGAGTTATAGGCCATTCATTCTGTGCTTGGGACTGACTTACCTGCCCTACTTAGTCTTCACAATACTATGTGAGAGAGAACACTATTGCTATATTATTATTACTTCTGGGTCATAAATGAGGGACACGAGGCATAATGAGGTGAGTCTCATTTGGTGTATTTGTTAAACAATAGAGCTGATACTCACATCCAAAGAATCAAAGAATAAGTAAAGTAACCAATAATTCTTTCTCCTCTGTTGGGGCCCAGGCACTGCAGTCAAGGTATTGAGAGCAATATGAACACAAGACTTTGTACCAattgttttaaaggaaaaaaatcagtcatcACAGAGAACAGACTAAACACAATTCTTTGGAGATACCAATACACTGATGGGAGTAATTGATTTAGTGATATATCATTTTAACCTACAATTCTTCATTATGTATTT
The Bos javanicus breed banteng chromosome 9, ARS-OSU_banteng_1.0, whole genome shotgun sequence genome window above contains:
- the LOC133254355 gene encoding trace amine-associated receptor 7a-like, with the protein product MNSSSPSVAAVQLCYEHLNGSCVKTPYSLGPRLILYTMFGFGAVLAIFGNLLVMISILHFKQLHSPTNFLIASLACADLMVGVTVMPFSIVRSVETCWYFGESYCQFHSCFDVSFCLASIYHLCFISLDRYIAVSDPLVYPIRFTVSVSGMCIAFSWLFSIIYSFSLLGTGANAVGLEGLVSALTCVGGCQIAINQSWVLVNFLLFFIPTLVMIILYSKIFLIAEQQARKIESLNIKTGQCSESYQDRVAKRERKAARTLGVAVLAFLVSWLPYFLDAITDAFLGFITPTYVYEILVWIAYYNSAMNPLIYAFFYPWFQKAIKLIVTGKVLRANSSTVNLFSG